GGTCGGGGGCCGGGGTGCCGTGTTGATCGTGGATGACACCGCGTTCCCGAAGCAAGGCACCGGCAGTGTCGGGATCGCGAGGCAGTATTGCGGTGTGCTGGGCAAGGTCGCCAACTGTCGGGTGTTGGTTTCCTTGACCTTAGCGAAGAACGATCTCCCCGTTCCTTTGGCGCTGCGGTTGTTCCTGCCCCAGGCATGGACGGATGACCCAGAACGATGTGTTGCCGCCGGTGTCCCACAGGGACACCGGCTGTTTCTGACCAAGAAGGAGTTAGCCCTGCAGGAGATCGACCGAGTTCGGCAGCACGGCGTCACCTTCAAAGTCGTCGTGGCAGATGCTGGCTATGGAAACAGCGCCGAGTTTCGTGGAGCACTCACGGCGCGGGGGCTGACCTGGGCGGTCGGTGTCCCAGGCACGCAAAAGGTGTACTCCACGAAGGTCGGGATGCTGACGGAGCGGAGATCCAATACGGGTCGACTCCTGGTCCCCGTTCCCGACGAGCCACGCAAAAGCGTGGCTCAGGTGTTGCATGACCTGCCGCCGCACAAATGGGTTTCACGCACCTGGCGCAAGGGCACCAAAGGACCGCTGCACGCACGCTTTGCGGTCATGCGCGTCCGGGTTGCCGACGGTGGGGCACTTCATGACGGGTCCCACTTGCCCGGTGACGAAGCCTGGGTCGTTGGCGAACGTCGGCCCAGTGGGGAGCGGAAGTACTACCTCACCAATCATCCAGCCAACACGTCAAAAATCGAGTTGATCCGCGACATCAAGGCTCGGTGGTCCTGCGAGCAGGTCCATCA
The Deinococcus arcticus DNA segment above includes these coding regions:
- a CDS encoding IS701 family transposase, whose translation is MISAQDHALSLRRFLRPFQRVLGHARRRKWCPIYLRGLMAPLERKSLQPLAEHVAPGQYAQLHHFVTVSPWQDDQMGAVLARQAQRLVGGRGAVLIVDDTAFPKQGTGSVGIARQYCGVLGKVANCRVLVSLTLAKNDLPVPLALRLFLPQAWTDDPERCVAAGVPQGHRLFLTKKELALQEIDRVRQHGVTFKVVVADAGYGNSAEFRGALTARGLTWAVGVPGTQKVYSTKVGMLTERRSNTGRLLVPVPDEPRKSVAQVLHDLPPHKWVSRTWRKGTKGPLHARFAVMRVRVADGGALHDGSHLPGDEAWVVGERRPSGERKYYLTNHPANTSKIELIRDIKARWSCEQVHQQLKEELGLDHFEGRSWRGLHHHTLLCLTAMLYLQALRLVTVTVDPEGWRPTLPQVRQLTCPVLWCPYCSRGIGYG